A window of Cryptomeria japonica chromosome 3, Sugi_1.0, whole genome shotgun sequence contains these coding sequences:
- the LOC131041367 gene encoding uncharacterized protein LOC131041367, giving the protein MEPLDAKISILLGPDAAPFEALIEHLMSAGNESRGQAEELFNACKQLHPETLMLKLVHILQYSCQPSLRSMAAVLFRKQIGLWSKLDERSRHVVKEQMLICLQREEIKSVSRKLCDTVAELATSISEEDEWPELLSFLFQCVNSEVLHLKEIALLVLGQLAQYMSSQLYRHLSVLHGIFQQTLSPSMPGDVRLAALRAIASFVQSLESSQDREVFQDLLPGMMETLTRALELQEEAIAQEALEMLIEVAGTAPQFLRKQLPEVVSSMLQIAEAESLEDGIRHLALEFLITLSEARERAPGMMRKLPQFIAKLFAILVKLLLDIEDAAAWHTAEIENEDAGWTSNYEVGLECLDRLANSLGGNTIVPVASELLPSYISDNDWRKRHAALITLAQIAEGCDKAMSKNLEPIVNMVLNSFRDPHPRVRWASINALGQLATDLNPDLQEQFHQQVILALVGAMGDIQNPRVQAHAAAAVLNFCEGCTPEILTPYLDGIVANLLVLLQNGKHMVQEGALTALASVADCAQSSFQVYYDTVMPYLKTILLNATDKSNRMLRAKSMECISLVGMAVGKEKFGQDAKQVMEVLMNLQRAPMEDDDPTISYMLQAWARLCKCLGQEFLPYMSIVMPPLLNSAQIKPDVTITDADDPIDEIDSDDDSMETITIGDKRIGIRTSVLEEKATACNMLCCYADELKEGFYPWVDQVVQILVPLLKFYFHEEVRKAAISAMPELLQAGKLAVDKGQAQGRDESYVKQLSDYIILSLVEALNKEPETEIIVNMLCSLNECIQISGLLLEPEWIKKMVDQFKQVITASTSRKGERTIRSKSEDFDAEERDLLQEENSEEEEVFDQIGECLGTLLKLFKSLILPYFDELVSFITPMLGKDRTPEERRVAICIFDNVAAECGVAATKYYDTFLPFLLEACSDEDADVRQAAVYGIGVCAKHGGAKMKPLVEVSLSKLNDVISHPSAFLSDNRIATDNAISALGKICEYQRDFIDASQVVPAWLSCLPIKNDIIEAKVLHELFCSMVERSDPQLLGPGNQHLPKIISVFAEILCSGADLASEETISRIVQLVRQLQQTMPPPALTSTWSALQPQQQAVLNSILSSQS; this is encoded by the exons ATGGAACCATTAGATGCAAAGATTTCAATCCTCTTGGGTCCAGATGCAGCCCCATTTGAGGCTCTAATTGAACATTTGATGAGTGCTGGAAATGAATCTCGTGGTCAAGCTGAGGAACTTTTCAATGCTTGCAAGCAGTTGCATCCTGAAACGCTGATGCTAAAGTTAGTGCATATACTACAATATAGTTGCCAACCTAGTTTAAGATCCATGGCTGCTGTGCTGTTCCGTAAACAAATTGGTTTGTGGTCAAAGCTTGACGAACGCTCTCGCCATGTAGTGAAGGAGCAAATGTTAATCTGTTTGCAGAGGGAGGAAATTAAAAGTGTGTCGAGGAAGCTATGTGATACTGTAGCTGAGCTAGCAACAAGCATTTCGGAAGAAGATGAATGGCCTGAATTGCTTTCCTTCCTCTTTCAATGCGTAAATTCTGAAGTTCTGCACCTAAAAGAGATTGCACTTCTTGTTCTTGGACAGCTTGCACAGTACATGAGCTCTCAGCTCTATCGTCATCTCTCAGTACTCCATGGTATTTTTCAACAAACTCTTTCACCAAGCATGCCTGGTGACGTGCGACTGGCAGCACTTCGTGCAATTGCTAGTTTTGTACAATCACTAGAATCTTCGCAAGACAGAGAAGTATTCCAGGATTTATTGCCAGGAATGATGGAGACGTTGACTAGAGCTCTTGAGCTTCAAGAGGAGGCTATTGCACAAGAGGCACTTGAAATGCTTATAGAAGTGGCGGGAACAGCACCACAGTTTCTTCGAAAGCAGCTACCAGAGGTTGTAAGCAGCATGCTTCAGATAGCTGAGGCTGAGAGTCTTGAAGATGGGATTCGCCATTTGGCACTTGAGTTTTTAATTACTCTTTCCGAGGCTAGAGAGCGTGCTCCTGGAATGATGAGAAAACTCCCCCAGTTTATTGCAAAACTGTTTGCCATATTGGTTAAATTGTTGCTTGATATAGAAGATGCTGCTGCTTGGCATACAGCAGAAATTGAGAATGAAGATGCTGGGTGGACTAGTAATTATGAGGTAGGACTGGAGTGCTTGGACCGCCTTGCAAATTCACTTGGTGGTAATACTATTGTGCCTGTAGCTTCAGAGTTACTACCTTCTTATATATCTGACAATGATTGGAGGAAACGGCATGCTGCACTAATTACTCTTGCACAGATTGCTGAAGGTTGTGATAAG GCTATGAGTAAAAACCTTGAGCCTATAGTAAACATGGTATTGAATTCATTCAGAGATCCTCATCCCCGTGTCCGATGGGCATCCATCAATGCTCTAGGGCAGCTTGCTACTGACTTGAATCCGGATTTGCAAGAGCAGTTTCACCAACAAGTAATTCTTGCCCTTGTAGGTGCTATGGGTGATATTCAAAACCCTCGTGTTCAG GCACATGCAGCAGCGGCAGTTTTAAATTTCTGTGAAGGTTGTACACCTGAGATTTTGACACCATATCTTGATGGTATTGTGGCCAATTTGCTTGTCCTTCTTCAG AATGGAAAACATATGGTACAGGAAGGGGCTTTGACTGCTTTGGCATCAGTTGCAGATTGTGCACag TCTAGTTTCCAGGTGTACTATGATACTGTGATGCCGTATTTAAAAACCATCCTGCTTAATGCTACTGACAAGTCAAACCGAATGCTGCGTGCCAAATCAATGGAATGTATAAGCCTTGTTGGCATGGCAGTTGGTAAGGAGAAGTTCGGTCAGGATGCTAAGCAG GTTATGGAGGTGCTAATGAATCTCCAGAGGGCACCTATGGAGGATGATGACCCAACAATTAGTTACATGCTTCAG GCATGGGCTCGCCTTTGTAAGTGTCTTGGTCAGGAATTCTTACCATACATGAGCATTGTTATGCCACCTCTTCTTAACTCAGCTCAAATCAAACCAGATGTCACCATTACTGATGCTGATGATCCTATAGATGaaattgattctgatgatgacag CATGGAGACCATCACTATTGGGGACAAAAGAATAGGCATCCGAACAAGTGTATTAGAAGAAAAGGCTACAGCATGTAACATGCTTTGCTGTTATGCTGATGAACTGAAGGAAGGATTTTATCCATGGGTTGATCAG GTTGTGCAGATTCTTGTTCCACTATTGAAGTTCTATTTCCATGAGGAAGTTCGGAAGGCTGCTATTTCAG CTATGCCAGAGCTGCTCCAAGCTGGAAAATTGGCTGTGGATAAAGGACAGGCACAGGGTCGTGATGAGTCTTATGTTAAGCAACTTTCAGATTACATTATTTTGTCCCTCGTTGAAGCATTAAATAAG GAACCAGAGACAGAGATCATTGTGAATATGTTATGCTCTTTAAATGAATGCATTCAG ATATCAGGCTTGCTTCTTGAGCCAGAATGGATTAAAAAAATGGTTGATCAGTTCAAGCAAGTCATTACAGCTAGCACAAGCAGAAAAGGAGAGCGCACCATAAGATCAAAATCTGAGGATTTTGATGCGGAGGAGAGGGATCTGTTGCAAGAAGAAAATTCAGAGGAGGAAGAGGTTTTCGATCAA ATTGGGGAATGCCTTGGAACACTCTTAAAACTGTTCAAGTCACTGATCTTACCCTATTTTGATGAGCTTGTTTCTTTCATCACCCCAATGCTG GGAAAGGATCGGACACCAGAAGAGAGACGAGTAGCAATCTGCATTTTTGATAATGTGGCAGCAGAGTGTGGTGTTGCTGCTACAAA GTACTATGACACATTTTTGCCATTCCTTTTAGAAGCTTGCTCAGATGAAGATGCTGATGTGCGGCAG GCGGCAGTATATGGAATTGGAGTTTGTGCCAAACATGGAGGTGCAAAAATGAAACCGTTGGTTGAAG TATCATTATCAAAGTTGAATGATGTGATTAGTCATCCATCAGCTTTTCTCTCTGACAATAGAATAGCTACTGACAATGCAATCTCAGCCCTTGGCAAGATATGTGAATATCAGAGAGACTTTATTGATGCATCACAG GTTGTTCCAGCCTGGTTGAGTTGTCTACCTATTAAGAACGACATAATTGAAGCAAAAGTCTTACATGAGCTTTTTTGCTCCATGGTAGAGAG GTCTGATCCTCAACTACTTGGCCCAGGCAACCAACATTTGCCAAAGATTATTTCTGTGTTTGCTGAG ATTTTGTGTTCTGGTGCAGATCTGGCATCGGAAGAAACCATTTCTAGAATTGTACAGCTTGTAAGGCAGCTTCAGCAAACCATGCCACCACCTGCTCTCACATCAACATGGTCTGCTTTACAGCCCCAGCAGCAAGCAGTGCTAAATTCTATTTTGTCCTCACAATCTTGA